The Balaenoptera acutorostrata chromosome 11, mBalAcu1.1, whole genome shotgun sequence genome segment AAGGAAACTATCAAGGACTACTGAGGCCATGTCAAAAGGTACCGACCTGAAAAGCTCCCAACTGGCCaaagatgagaacatttaagcaACAGTAAGACCTATGACTTCaatggaaacaaatattttaaatcaccaGTTCGTGAtgacactaaaaacaaacaaataaaccaaaacctCAGTCGCCTTTGTAGGATGATAGGGAATaatctcattattttgaaaaatggcaaataaatggaaagaatcaAGTATTTTTCCTGCCTTTCCTCTTCAAATTAAACATCTTGGTAACCAAATAGATAATAGGGGAAgtttctctttaaagaaaaaatctaGCTAATACATGAAGTTTGACAGGATTGGAATACTGGCATTTTTCAACCTCTAATCAATTTGGATTTGGACAATGATCAACAATAGCTGTTAACATCACAAGAAGAGAGATAACCACCGTTATGTGTGTCTTTTAACAGAAGGATTTTGGGGGAAACAAATGATTCTAGTCTTTAGATGGAACTCTCATAGGAAATTCACAGGAACAGTAGAACGTGTGAACTCCATAAGAGGCTACCTGGAAAATCTAGACAGGAAAACCCTACAGGACAAAGGACCTGGATTCTCCAGTTTTGAAGACTGCAGGAGAGGGGACTTACCTGGTGTTCCAGTAGTAAAGAATctaccttacaatgcaggggatgagggttcgattcctggtcggggaactaagatcgcacatgtcgtggggcaactaagcccatgcgccacaactactgagctctcgtgcctcaacaagagagcccgcatgctgcaaactacagagcccacgcgccctggagcctgcgtgccacaactagagagagaaaaaacccgcacgccacaactagagagagaaaacctgcacgccgcaaccagagagaagcctgcgcgccacaacaaaaagatcccgtgtgcctcaacgaagatcccgcatgctgcaactaagacccgacgcagccaaaattaaataaaaataaataaataaataaaaaataaatctttagaagaaaaaaattgagggGTAACCTGTAGATTATGAGACTTGAGAGTTGTATCAATCAGCTGCAGTGGAtggacattattattttttttttttttttaatttatttatttatttatttgtttattatttttgtctgtattgggtcttcggttcgtgcgagggctttctccagttgcggcaagcgggggccactcttcatcgcggtgcggggaccgctcttcatcgcggtgcgcgggcctctctccaccgcggcccctcccgctgcggggcacaggctccagacgcgcaggctcagcaattgtggctcacgggcccagtcgctccgtggcatgtgggatcttcccagaccagggctcgaacccgtgtcccctgcattagcaggcagattctcaaccactgcgccaccagggaagcccggatggACATTATTTAAACCCTGATTTAacaagctgttttttttaaaaaattcgcAGACAATTGGGGAAATCTCAACACTGGCTAATGTTATATGATATTAAGAAttactgtccattttttaaagtgtgataaTAGTACTATATTTTTGAAGTCCTTATCTTCTAGAGCTACaaactgaaatattttccataataaaaagttaatttaaaaaaatctaatgtaACTTTCTTATGCCTTTTTCCAGAAAAAATTCTGCTGTTCTGAGCTGATgggacagatttttatttttatttatttatttattgagattagcatttcttttattatttctaaaaaatatttatttatttatttggttgcgctgggtcttagttgcggccggtgggctccttagttgcagctcgctggctccttagttgtggcacgtgggctccttagttgtggcacgtgggttccttagttgtggcatgcgaactcttagttgtggcatgcacgtgggatctagttccctgaccagggatcgaacctgggcccccctgcattgggagcacggagtcttaccaactgcaccaccagggaagtcccgggacaGATTTTTAAATAGAGTCTGACTTGGTTAATTATCTAAGGAGCAATTAGCTTGAACTCTGGCCTCAGTCTGCCAGAGTCTGAATCCTAGTTTATTagtggtgtgaccttggacaaatcacctAACCTGTGACTCatcttcttcatctgcaaaacggTGACAATAATAGTACCCACACAGACCTGTGTGACCAGATTTATCTTGATCTGTTTTATCTGTATATCATGATCaaaatttaagatgtacaataCCTGGGTGCCTCCTCCATAATTTGGATCTTACCAAACGTATCAGAGATGGAAAAAGGCAGTAAAATACAGAAAAGGCCTCTGCTGGAACACTCATcagttctttttaattaatttaatttaattcacttCCACTGACCTGGAATCTCTTACATCAAAGATAAATGGCTGAGGGCAGGCTTCTAGTGGTTCTTGAACTTGATCATGTGGCAGAATACTTGGAAGTCACCATAAAATTCTGATATACTAAGCTGatgataaaaaatgttttctgctaAATCTGATACTACCTTTCATTGAGTTCTGACGTGGCTGAACACTTGCAAATGCCAAAGACTTAAGACAAAATTGCATAAGAAAAAACTCATTGTGAGAAAATTCTATGCATTAGTAAGCTTTCTCCCACAAATTGAGAAatcaccactattattttatCAATGAAACCCCACGTTCCCCAGGAACGTGGCTTGAGAGCCAGTGTGTTAGGAATACCCTGCCTCCTGTGTAAAAGAGACCCCTGCATTAGTCCTGTGCTATTCCTGCCCAGGGCTTTCCCAAGCTCGACAGACCAATAAAGACAATGTgataccaaaaaaaccccaaaaaagccCAAATGGGTCCCCGGAACGGTCACCACAACATAAAACACTATTCAACAAGCTGGTCCAAAGAGTAAACACACTCTTAGCCCTGCTGCTCCCcggtcccctccctcctcttaGATGAGAACCGTAAGTGTGACGGGTTCTGGCGCTAGGCATCGACAGGCTGTTAggagaaagaaggcaggaaaacacTAGCCCCTCAGGTGGTCCGGCACTCTGGACTGCGAGGTAGGAGCCagagaaggcaggaagaaaggtACCTCCAGAGTTGCATCTTCGAGCAATCTCCCAGTACACGAGCCCAAGGGCATAGATATCAGCACACTTAAAGGAGTCGAAGTGCTTCATGTTGATGGTTTCATCAAGTACTTCGGGGGCCATGTATCTGCAACAGCAAAGGAAATGTGATCACGCATAGAAAACGATGACTTCTTTCTGGACTCAAAGTACTGATTCAAGGGCCCCCTGAATGTGGGACAGCATCACCCCAAGACAGCCCCTTGGGGAGGAGGAAGTGATGGATTCTTATTATTGCAAACTCCCATGCTTTGGATTCGAATCTAAACACCTTAGCAAGGTTTGGTAATACTAGCCTACTCTTATTTCTACCTCTATTTTTTAACTGCCAAGATTTATTTTAAGCATGTTTTGATTTCTTGGCAGAGGTATGTGTACTGTAGGCCACAGAGCAGGAACAGTACATAATATCTGGTTGCTACTGGGGGCTTGGACTTTATTCAATGCAGCCAATAATGGGTTGAGCTTAAATTTCAGTCTGAACTTCTTCTGTTATCTTACCCGTGCAGGTAAGTGAGAATTAATTCTAGGTAGTCATCAGAGTCCCACTCAGTTAGTTCATGAGTACTGCTTGagccactccccactccccacagaAGGCAAATCAGCTCACCTCAGGCCTCACACTTTGGGGCCTGGGTGGCTGCAATCATTCAGGtcaaaaggaaggggaaaaaaagcagcagcacaATTAGTGAAATTCACTGAGACTCAGCAGAGAAACAGCCCTCCTCTTCCATCCTATGAAAAGTTGCACTTCCAGCTCGTGAAGTCGATCTGGAGTCACAGTCAATCTgttccttatttcctttttttttttgccatgccatgtggcctgtgggatcttagttccccgaccagggattgaacccaggccctcggcagtgagtgctcggagtcttaaccattagACCAGGGTATGCCATGTTCCTTATTTCTTACTTCACTTCTCTACGACGCGGGAAGGAGGCCCATAATCCTTACGGGGGTCCCTCATCTCCACCCTGGACGACCTCTGCTCTAGCTTGGCAAACCTGCTCTCTACACCCTAAGCAAAACACGCTTTCTGCCTCCTCTGGGGTCCTGCACAGGCCACCCCTTCAGACTGCAAcattttccctctcccccagccaagCCTGGTGCCTGTCTCCCTTCTAAATCTTGCTCCAGGCTCTCCTTCTCCATGGCCTCCCCTGCCCAATGCACCAGCACCTATGGGTACAGGGTCCTCTGGAGCTGTGCCGCTGGCACCTGTATCTGCGCGATGCAACCTGTGTGGCTTTCCAGTGTGGGGAGCAGGTGTTCAATTCAACTGCCAGCTGTCAGAGTAAGGACCACACCGCCTTCTGCTGGGCAGATGGGCAAGGGCTACTCAGTACAAGTGTCGGGCAAGGGCGAAGGCCCAGGGCCTTCCTACCGTTTGGTTCCCACCCTCTGGTTGGGGGCAATGTCAATGGTGTCCGTGACTGCATCGTGACGGACAGCCAGGCCCAGGTCTGCGATGGCACACATGCCATTTTTCTTCACCAAGATGTTCTTTGACTTCAAGTCTCGATGAGCAATTCCAGGCTTCcctagcagagaaaaaaaaaaaccagggatCTTTGAAGAAAGACAGTACAAGCGTTAAAAGCATAGTCTCTGCAGCCAGACGTATGGGTTCGAGTCCTCGTTTTGCTCCCCACTAACCCAGTAACCCTGGAAATGCAACTTAACCTGTCTATGCATTGGtcttctcatccataaaatgagactAAACACCAGTACTTACGTCATGGgaatgttgtaaggattaaatgtatTGTATTAACTTAGGTAAGTCAAGAGCTTAGAAGGGCATGCGTATGAGCTAATATTACTATATTTACACTACTCCTGCTCGCCTTCGCTGAACTAATAAGCTCCCGTATAGAATTGCTGAGGACTTCAGAGAGAAGCTGCTGCGCTAGCTAGGTTCTCAGAACCAAACGGGGGAGGTAAGGACTGCTACTTTCCCTGGAGAGCCTAGCAACAGGGGTCAAACCTTCGTGGCTGGTTTTCTGTCACGGCCAGCAAGAGCTGCTGCCTGGTCGACCAGGCACCAGGAAGCAATGTGCCACCTGCCAAGCCCCAGGAGCTCCCAAAGAGCTGATGTCAGTCAACAAGCAAGGGTGCCCGAGGTCGTCTTCCTCCAGGAGGGCCCTCCTAGATTAGTAGGGCCCAGTGTCTGACCCATCAAGCTGACCCAATGATGAGCGTGTGAACTCACTGAACTGATGCTCGGCACAGTAGGTCATGcgattttctcagtcccttcctttACCAGCGAACCGTGGGCATCTGAGATGACCACTCAGTTAACGCCAGCTCCCCAACCAACAACCATGCCAGTCCATCGGGGACAAACAACCAACATTTCCGTCAGGAGTTACCCCGAGGAGCTCTGAAGGCAGAGGCACCTCTTGTTCTCGCTGGAGTGAGGCCCAAGCTCCTCTCGCTTAGACCAGACCCCGGTCCCTGAGGCCCAGATCCAGCATCCTCAGTGAGAAGGAGTTCTGGGAGCTCGGTGGGGATGGGACAGGTCCACTCACCTTGGGTGCCCACAATCTCCATGTGCAGGTGCGCCAGACCGCTCGCAGCAGACAAGGCCAGCTTAATCATCCCCTCGATGGTCACCGTGTACCGGTTTAGATAGTCAAACAGGGAGCCGTGCTCATGATAGTCCGAGACAAGCCACAGCTGTGTCCAGGTGCCGTTATCTGCAGAGAACCACAGAGGAGTTCCAGAAAAGGCACAACTACCAGCAAAAAGGTCAAGGTAGGAAAGGAAGAGTATGTGTGCGACACAAACCCCAGTTAGACCCCTGTACTCCCCGCTCCCCGCCCCTACGCCTCCTGAGGCCCCTCTGTGCCCGTCTCATCCACCACCATCCACGGCTTTAGGCTCCAGGAAGGACAGAACAGGCTTTCTTTCTTAGACCTGCTCCCTTACTTCCCGTAGGTAGGATTCTGAGCCGCACTCCCTGATTACACCCAAATTTGAAATGCGAGGCACCCCGAAGAGGAAGCACATGCTTAGGCAAAGTGACAGGATCATCTGTTTCTTTTGCAACACTGCTTCTGATCCTGACAAGACCCGCTCGTCAAAACCATGACTGGCTGCACCCACCCCTGCCAAGGAGGCTTCGCAggccctcctctgtgctccaagACCCTTCGAGCACAGCCCAACCTGAGCACCAGGCTCATTTGTAGCGGGTCCTTGAAGTCCATTACTCTTACCAGGCTATGAGCTCTCTGTGAGAGGAGGAAAGAGCTCCTTTGTGCATTATTGTGTTCCAGGCCAAAAATGCTTTTCAACGCATGAAGAGCACACTTACAAGTATTCCAGAGAGGAATCTTATCATCTTATCCTCAGAAGAGCAATGGGAGGTGGCGAGCACACACTTTCATACTAGCTGAGAGGGGGATGCAGGGTAAAGCGGGAAGGAGgagtgggaagaagggagggagaaaaaggaaaaccaaaagctGGTAATCTAATTAGCTTGTGCTGTTGTCAGTAAGAAGACTGGAAATTGGATTGAGATCTCCCAAATTCCAAGCTGGCCCTAGCTCCAGGACACTATACTATCCACGTCACGTTCAAAAGACAAGAACAAAGGAGTCCGATCTTCCTCCTCCCCTGGCCCTCGCGTGGGTTTCAACAGCCAGATCCTACTCACACAAGCTGCCAGAATCAATACAGGGAGCGGCTCCTGGAAAAGCACCAGCCTCTGTTTCCCTGATTACGAACGAGGGGTCCACCGAACACACCCCTTTACACTCAACTAGCCCTGACATCTTGAGGACCCTGCCCATAAGTTAGAAGGGAAGGCATCTTTTGaccctttaaaatatatgtcagATTTAAATGAATAATCAAAAGGTAATGCTGTTTTAAAAAGGCACAGCTTACTCAGAGGGAGTAAGgaattctctctttcccttcctcccttgcgTGAGAGGTCAAGTCTCTTCAGCCTAGGGGCAGCTGAGGCCACTACAAACCGCCATGGCAATGTAAGGAATGAGCAGCCTGCTGTTGTTttaggaaggaaaaacaaacacttaGCATCTTCCATAGCCTTTGCCAGCACCAACTTCTAAAAACTGCTGGACCATGGAGCAAACTGTGTCCTGACCGTCGGAGACACTCTTCTAAAATGTAAATGCCTTCACCCACGGTCTCTCTGACTTCAAGTGTGCTACCTGCCCAGGTGTCGGCTGTCCCCTCCTCCTGGGCGCTGTAAGGTCAGGGACTGTGTCTTGTTCTTATGTGTGATGATTCCAGGACCAGACAGTAGCCAGTGAAtgttactgaataaatgaatgaaatttcgATTACTACCCACTCTCTATAATAAAATACAATCTTCTCAAAAAGGCCCTTCCTAATCTGGCCTCTGCCACCTCTCCACCCATGTCTTTGGCTGGAACATCCCAAGCTACCTGCAGGTTCCCAAAGACACTTCCCCTTGGCACATGTGTCTGGAGTGctcttttcattcgtttttctttctgaccAACTCCCTGCCACCTTCGCCTCAATCAAGCTCGGCTATGATATCCGTGGTCCCCATCTCACCCCCAATTTGTGCTCACCAGAACAGCTGTTGTTTGATTACTTCCTATAATCAGTCATTAGTTTGTCTCTTTGCTAGTCAGTGAGGTCCTTAAGAATGAGCACATGCCTGGGCGCACGAGAGAGACTCAAAAACTTCAGCAAAATcagcagagagagggaggaggaaataAGGAACCTCAGGTACAAGCGGACCAAAAGCTGAGCTTGAAGGCCACGGGGGAGCACCTGGGGGGAGGCAGGCCGTGTCTCTGCTGCGCCCGCTCCACTGCAATAGTGTGTATGATGCTGGCCTGTCACACAGTGTGGATCACATGCTTTTCCAGGGCCATCCTTTCCTGGCAGGGGTTGAAGCCACCCTTCTCCGTTCCAACCGGAATGAAGGTAAATTTACTGGAGCCCCTGCAGGCACTATCCTAGGGGTGGGTTTGGGAGTATCACAGAAGGGAAAGTGAGCAGGTAGGATGAGGGGTTATTTATCTGCTTAATAACTGCTTATTTACTTGCTTAATAACCTGGATTTCTGCACAAGCTCTTCATAGAAGAGAAGTTTGAAAATCATCGCCTTACTCAGATCCTCTTGCTATGGGTAATAACTATAAAGGCAAACAAAACTGTGCTGTCGCACAACCGTTCAGTTTCCGCAGCCACTCCTCCGTCTGGGACTACCGTTGGCGTTGGGACACCCTGTATCCAAACCCAGCCCTTTACCTTTATTGTCAGCAGCAATAAACCCAAGGATGTTTTCATGGCGCAGCATGACTGTCTGGTATATCTCTGCTTCCCGGAACCAAGACCGCTCTTCGCGAGAAGAGAATATTTTCACAGCCACATCACCACCCCTCCAGCGGCCGCGCCACACTTCTCCGAACCGGCCCTTGCCAATAATCTCCTGTAAAACGATGGTTCGGGCCACTGTGCGCTGGACAAAAAGGGGTAACCCTATGGaccaaagaatggaaagaaagcagACATTTGTGTATTTGCTGAACTTTgcaatgcccactctcactgccaCACTGGAAAAGCCCTTATCACAGTGCCTCCGCTCTACACTGGTCCACTGACCACGGAGAGCTCGGCTGGCCCTGCATCACGTCCAGGTAATCCTCCGGAGGTCTAAGCTGTGCAGCACTGAGAGTGAGCGAGCGAGGACAGGGAGATGTATACGATTAGCTCTTCCTCATCTAAGCAATTTCTCCTCCCAGTTAGTATGGACGACAGATCTGAATATAAATGTCTGACCGGATTTACTAACTCTTCAGCCAGCCTCCCGGGGGCCAATCCACCTACAGCTGCTTTATGTGGAAGAGGAAAGCGGGGGTTTGAGGGCTGGGAGCCGCCTCTGGCTGCGCCGCTCATTGGCCACTGGAGGGCAGTGCTGCGTGGCCTATGAAAGCCGACGTGTGGTCAGGGCCCACCAGGCTCCCACCTCTCTCCAGAGAGATCAAAGTTCTGCTCACTGGGAGCTCCAGATGCAGGACAGGGGACTACCCAGGCTCATTCTAAGATTACCTTTACTGTCTCTATAGGACTCGATTATCGCCTCATTTGACCCATGCAGTAAGtgtctccctgtctctcccatcacccccaccaTCGTGACCCTTaactctccccctctccctgacCAAACAAACAAACGTGTCATCAACCCCTAAGTTGTTTACTGTATGTTTAATACTATGCAGGAGGCACTTGCATAAATGATCTCATTTCCTCACAGCCACCTATACGGTAGGTGTTgtttttatgcccattttacaaatgagaaaactaagcatCAAAAGGGAAGGTTAAGTAACTCATTCGAATTCCTACAAGCTGTAAATGGCAAAGCATCTAGACTGACTCCAAGGTGTGTGCTTTCAACTCCCGCAGTACAGAGCCACCAAATGCTTCTCAATTTAGCCCCCTCCTCACCAGGTCCCCCCTCGCTGGCCCTCGTCCCGGCCCTCCTTTGGAAGACTTCCAGTGGGCCTCTGTGCCTCCCAGCTCACCCGCCTTGCCCTGCCCTCCTTAACAGGGGGCATAAAGCACAGCAGCCCAAGGCTTTCCCACCCTGGCCTGGGGACAGCATGCTGGCCTCTTGATCATTCCCTAATCACCCAGTGAGCGTTCATGCCTTTCTGTCCTTCTTTTGCTCAAGGGTTTTCCCTTGGCCTGGAATGTTCCCTGCCCTCTTACCACTCTCAAAACGTCCGACTCATGACCCCTTTAGACACGACCTCCTCTGTGAGACCCTTCTCCACAATCTCTTCTCTCCAATCCTGGCTCGGcctctttctcattttgttcaccCTGTATCACCCAGAGGGTATTCAACACATACTTGTTAGTGTGAACTGGAAGTCACACAAGCAGCAAGGACTTATTACTTTAAGTCCACAGAATTAAAACCCCAGCACCTTGGAAGCTTTGCATATTCTGAATTAAGAATGGACTAACCCATCCAGAGAGGAACAGTTATTAATCATTTTACTCCAGATGACTGGGTAACTGCCCTGGACCTGCTCTAACATCAGCTAATCCTGATCTTAAAAAAGACTCCAAAAAACCCGAGCAACCCTCCTCCAGCAGCAAGTCAAGTCACAGAGTCAGTCAGTTCTAACCACTGCCCTACCCTCTTTCAGCAAAGAACAAGCCATATATTTTCCCTCTTCCTAAAAATATGCAGCTTTTAAATATATCCATCATCTTGGCACTCTCTACTGCAGAGCTTAATAAAGGCAAAACCACAGAAACTCAGGAGATGTCAGAGCTCAAAGTATTCCTGTGCTCAAGAAGGGCTGTCTGGCCATGACTGATGGTATAATTTCCCTACAGAAGAGTCTTGTCACATGGCGAGAAAACATACATAAACACGCACAAAACTCTCACAAATACAATCCTGTCTGTCTTAGTTAGAATGGCAACAGTGACCTTTGtggatgatttttttctataggaACAGAATACCACCGTCACTAAAATAATTGTTTATCTTCATAAAAAGACTCTTCTGCAGTCATAGCCACATCTACTAGCTAGCTGAGCTCTACCCTGAGACTGAGACAACCCAACTCCCTTTATCCTAAATTCTAGTCTCAAGTCAAGGTCCACCTAAGAAAGGCTTGGTCACTAACAGGCAGCTCTGGAAGTGGTGCTGACGCCATGCTGGAGGCCCCAGCTGCCTTTAGTTCAACCGCCACCAAAAACCCTTGGGCAACTGGCACAAGTCAATGATTCACCCAACCCTGGCTCTCGGCTTTACTCGGTGTCCGTAAACTCCCCTTGCGGTTGCTCGCAGATCAATGATTAGCTGCCACCGCCTCACAGGAACCCGGCACACTCCTGTTTCTCAAAAGGGGCCCTGAAACTGAGTACTCCACTGCTCAGGTGGAACCAGGTGAACTTTAATAGCTGTACGGTTACGAGACTTGGAGACGCAGGGATTCTGGGATGGAGAGTTCTGCACCTGACCTTTGGAATTCCAGAGAGTGAAAGATTTTCTGTGAACCCCATTATCTTATCTTATTACGTGTTAGACTCCAAAAGAAGGGGAATTATGAAAGCAAATGGCCAGCCTTCTTCCTGAACACTCCATCCTGCTGGGAGGCAGTGATGAAGGCCAACAGCAGACACGAGGCCTGAAGAAGCGGTACCTGAGCCAGACCCCGACGTGGAGAGGTCGTAGACGAGATCCTGGAGCGTCTTGTCCTTGGAGAGACACATCTCACACGAGGGGTCCTCCATGTCCAGCCTCTGGCGGTTGTGATAGACGCGCTGATGATAGttaatgacaaggaaaacaatgatgatgatgagaaACAGGAGGAACACTGGGCCGGCAATAATGCCCACCAGCTCCACAGGGCCCCACATGGACGGGTGCTCAGGCTCCTTGAGGTGACCTGGGTCaggtgagagaggagagggaaagaacaGAGTAAAAATGAGGGAACGCCACGGCCTCATTTTTCCCCGGCTCCTCCCTCCAGGTGGAAACGcccttttcctctccctgtgatcAAGGTGCCCTTGATCTCTCTGGTCTTACTGGGCTTTGTATCTGCCTGGATGCTCTCAAATGCAaacctctcgggcttccctggtggcgcagtggttgagaatctgcctgctaatgcaggggacacgggttcgagccctggtctgggaagatcccacatgccgcggagcagctgggcccgtgagccacaactactgagactgcgcgtctggagcctgtgccccgcagcgggaggggccgcgatagtgaaagacccgcgcaccgcgatgaagagcggtccccgcaccgcgatgaagagtggcccccacttgccgcaactagagaaagccctcgcacgaaccgaagacccagcacagccaaaaataaataaataaataaaaattaaaaaaaaaaaaaaatgcaaacctctCTAGTTAAGGTACCCTTTGCAACAGCCAAACGCACACCCCGCTCTGTAATTTCACAGCATTTCATGGTGCTCTTCCCACCTCCACGCCCCAGGCACGTGCCATGTTCTGCTCCTCCACTTGTGACGGCCTCTTGAAGCTCAGCCcggtctctctcttcctcctctgatcTCCCCAGTCATACCTCCTAAATGGCGGACCTGCGAAGGGTGGTGTCTAATACTCCTCAGCCTTGATGGCCGTCCTTTCCAGCTCTAGGTCCTCTTCCCATTTTGCCATCACCATCACGCCAGAAGCTCCCTTCAGATGGCTTAGGGGCTGCCTCCTTCGGGATCAGCCCCAGGCCCTCCCGTAGGGATCCCTGCCTGGCTCTTCCGCACCTCACCAGCTGCCAATGGCTGCTCAGCCACGACCCAAATCGCAGCTTCCACCTCTGTGGCTCACTCGACAATCTGTTTCCCCCATCCTCGAATCTACAGACCGGACTTGGGAGGAATGCCATCCCATGTCACCTCCGGGAGCATCAAAAAGGGACCTTTACCTATCCTCCAACAAAGGGATGGGGGCAGAGTAGAGAAGGATGAAATGACAGGGGTGCCCTACCTCCACGATGAGCCAATAGTCCAACAAGGGTGTCCACTCACCGCTGGGCACCCTCAGGTCGATCTTGTTGCAGAAGTCAGTGTAGCAGCAGTGCGTGTTGCGCAGATCCTCGGAGCTCAGGCAGTAGAAGGGCTTCCCAGCGGGGACCAGCTCCACTTTGGGGATGCAGGTGCGCACGTGGTGCTCCACCCCGTCCAGGTTGAAGATGGAAACCATGCAGGCCCC includes the following:
- the ACVR1B gene encoding activin receptor type-1B isoform X5, with translation MEDPSCEMCLSKDKTLQDLVYDLSTSGSGSGLPLFVQRTVARTIVLQEIIGKGRFGEVWRGRWRGGDVAVKIFSSREERSWFREAEIYQTVMLRHENILGFIAADNKDNGTWTQLWLVSDYHEHGSLFDYLNRYTVTIEGMIKLALSAASGLAHLHMEIVGTQGKPGIAHRDLKSKNILVKKNGMCAIADLGLAVRHDAVTDTIDIAPNQRVGTKRYMAPEVLDETINMKHFDSFKCADIYALGLVYWEIARRCNSGGAAGDGEDDAGVLVRQRRSPPDRAAHQEDPLPAQRAGGREDLAAPPHTLPGSGTYSRAAVLSVRWRPTSRFCPALCGQEPGPQEGQSPGDSLTPTLGLRHRHLLYLPPSGTEPLRANGVENSVPQPGPAVAGSSAKPGAPGKKPGLVTGGLGGPGRSERGPC
- the ACVR1B gene encoding activin receptor type-1B isoform X6 is translated as MAESAGASSFFPLVVLLLAGSGGSGPRGIQALLCACTSCSQANYTCETDGACMVSIFNLDGVEHHVRTCIPKVELVPAGKPFYCLSSEDLRNTHCCYTDFCNKIDLRVPSGHLKEPEHPSMWGPVELVGIIAGPVFLLFLIIIIVFLVINYHQRVYHNRQRLDMEDPSCEMCLSKDKTLQDLVYDLSTSGSGSGLPLFVQRTVARTIVLQEIIGKGRFGEVWRGRWRGGDVAVKIFSSREERSWFREAEIYQTVMLRHENILGFIAADNKAGCSFLTLPWRFVVASAAPRLKRLDLSRKGGRERENSLLPLNNGTWTQLWLVSDYHEHGSLFDYLNRYTVTIEGMIKLALSAASGLAHLHMEIVGTQGKPGIAHRDLKSKNILVKKNGMCAIADLGLAVRHDAVTDTIDIAPNQRVGTKRYMAPEVLDETINMKHFDSFKCADIYALGLVYWEIARRCNSGGVHEEYQLPYYDLVPSDPSIEEMRKVVCDQKLRPNIPNWWQSYEALRVMGKMMRECWYANGAARLTALRIKKTLSQLSVQEDVKI
- the ACVR1B gene encoding activin receptor type-1B isoform X1; translated protein: MAESAGASSFFPLVVLLLAGSGGSGPRGIQALLCACTSCSQANYTCETDGACMVSIFNLDGVEHHVRTCIPKVELVPAGKPFYCLSSEDLRNTHCCYTDFCNKIDLRVPSGHLKEPEHPSMWGPVELVGIIAGPVFLLFLIIIIVFLVINYHQRVYHNRQRLDMEDPSCEMCLSKDKTLQDLVYDLSTSGSGSGLPLFVQRTVARTIVLQEIIGKGRFGEVWRGRWRGGDVAVKIFSSREERSWFREAEIYQTVMLRHENILGFIAADNKDNGTWTQLWLVSDYHEHGSLFDYLNRYTVTIEGMIKLALSAASGLAHLHMEIVGTQGKPGIAHRDLKSKNILVKKNGMCAIADLGLAVRHDAVTDTIDIAPNQRVGTKRYMAPEVLDETINMKHFDSFKCADIYALGLVYWEIARRCNSGGAAGDGEDDAGVLVRQRRSPPDRAAHQEDPLPAQRAGGREDLAAPPHTLPGSGTYSRAAVLSVRWRPTSRFCPALCGQEPGPQEGQSPGDSLTPTLGLRHRHLLYLPPSGTEPLRANGVENSVPQPGPAVAGSSAKPGAPGKKPGLVTGGLGGPGRSERGPC
- the ACVR1B gene encoding activin receptor type-1B isoform X4 codes for the protein MWGPVELVGIIAGPVFLLFLIIIIVFLVINYHQRVYHNRQRLDMEDPSCEMCLSKDKTLQDLVYDLSTSGSGSGLPLFVQRTVARTIVLQEIIGKGRFGEVWRGRWRGGDVAVKIFSSREERSWFREAEIYQTVMLRHENILGFIAADNKDNGTWTQLWLVSDYHEHGSLFDYLNRYTVTIEGMIKLALSAASGLAHLHMEIVGTQGKPGIAHRDLKSKNILVKKNGMCAIADLGLAVRHDAVTDTIDIAPNQRVGTKRYMAPEVLDETINMKHFDSFKCADIYALGLVYWEIARRCNSGGAAGDGEDDAGVLVRQRRSPPDRAAHQEDPLPAQRAGGREDLAAPPHTLPGSGTYSRAAVLSVRWRPTSRFCPALCGQEPGPQEGQSPGDSLTPTLGLRHRHLLYLPPSGTEPLRANGVENSVPQPGPAVAGSSAKPGAPGKKPGLVTGGLGGPGRSERGPC
- the ACVR1B gene encoding activin receptor type-1B isoform X3, which translates into the protein MAESAGASSFFPLVVLLLAGSGGSGPRGIQALLCACTSCSQANYTCETDGACMVSIFNLDGVEHHVRTCIPKVELVPAGKPFYCLSSEDLRNTHCCYTDFCNKIDLRVPSGHLKEPEHPSMWGPVELVGIIAGPVFLLFLIIIIVFLVINYHQRVYHNRQRLDMEDPSCEMCLSKDKTLQDLVYDLSTSGSGSGLPLFVQRTVARTIVLQEIIGKGRFGEVWRGRWRGGDVAVKIFSSREERSWFREAEIYQTVMLRHENILGFIAADNKDNGTWTQLWLVSDYHEHGSLFDYLNRYTVTIEGMIKLALSAASGLAHLHMEIVGTQGKPGIAHRDLKSKNILVKKNGMCAIADLGLAVRHDAVTDTIDIAPNQRVGTKRYMAPEVLDETINMKHFDSFKCADIYALGLVYWEIARRCNSGGVHEEYQLPYYDLVPSDPSIEEMRKVVCDQKLRPNIPNWWQSYEALRVMGKMMRECWYANGAARLTALRIKKTLSQLSVQEDVKI